The nucleotide window TGGACTAGGCAGTGCCCTACACGgtgatttcattttttttttctaaccTTAAAAGAATCCATGACTTTAAGCATGACTGGAATATGACTTTACATATACAAACAACGTGAGCGGTTAGAATCTATTACGTCATTGACCAAACAAATTAAACAGTCTAGTAGACACCTAGTAGACGGTGCAAAAGACGTACATGAAAAAAGCTTAGGGCATAAATTAATCCCTCTCGGTCTCAGGGTTTGTGTTGGTGTTCCACGGTGCCGGTTCTCCACGGCGATACTCCTAACAGATACGGAATAAAGCCCATGCCAGAGACTCATGACGTATAAACAAACAAAAATTGGCAGATGTAAAACAACGTGACTTAAACAAACAAAGGGCTAGACCCAATTTTCGGTCCTACGTAGAAAGTGATGTCGATATCTTGGGAAATCTAAAAGGAAATGAACTCAAGATTGCAAGAAGCAGAAACACACCATGGCAATGCTCGCAACAATCAAGAAGAAAAGTGTCCTCTTGGATTTTGGCGGGAGAGAAACATTTAGCTGTCTCTATTTGCGTGAGAGTAGCCCTTTGTACCGCGATTGTAATTCTCTCTTTTATCCATAAAATGGTCATGTCCActtgtttagaaaaaaaaaaagccATGCTTCAGCTGTGTCATTTCATTCTGTCAAGCAAAAATTAACTCCTGGCTTACTGCCAATTGGCGTTAGCTGGCGTGTCCTGCCAGGGGGCAAGGGCCACTGCAAGCATAAGACTTGGGCACCACCACTCGTTCCACGTTACCCCCCCCCAACccaacccccccccccaccccgagCTCTGTCAAGTCTTGCGGGTGCATCGTTAAGCGAGGGAGGATAAAAAAGGTCCGATGTGGCGCAACCCAACGGCGTGGGACGGTTCCGGTGTGTGGCAGAGAGGAACACAACTCGGTCACCACGCCCTTTTCGGGAGCGCGGTCAGCAATAGGTTTTCTACCGTGACCGTCGTGCTAGAGCGCAGATGATGATGCGACCCCacgccttcctctccctctccttctcccacGCGCCCGACCACGCCCATGCCCCGCGCCTGTgccggagaggaagaagaagccggCGGTGGTTATGGTTTCGACGACGACGAGGTTAGGGTTTCCATCTCCGGCGACCTTAGAAGGAGTTCATTGGGAGGCGGACACGATACGGCGGTGGTGCACGGGTTGAAGGGCGGCAGCGAGGCAGTGGAGGACAACCGGTTGGGCGGAACCGGTGACGGGGGCGGCGTGGTGGAGCTCGCCGCGAGATGTTGTCGTTAGCATGGATGGGTTCGAGGGACGGGTGCAGGTTGTgggtggcgcggcgcggcgcggccacTCGTTGCCGGCTGCCGATGGTGGAGGCGGGGGTGGGGTGgggcgaggatgaggatgaggacgacccCGACGAGCTTGTCCAGTATTTAGGTTGGGCGGCGGCGGGTTGCGGCACGCACTAGAGCTTAGGCTAGGGCAACCTGGAcctgttcacttgaacttatcagttggcttacagtatttttctctcacaataaaacagcttcagccggcttatcagccgtctttaataccagccgaagaAGCCGAATGTTCAATGCTTTTTTCTTCCAATTTTCATACTCATCTGCAGAGTTATTTGCTACATGGCATATACGGTATACTAGATGTGACTATATAAATGATAATCTGTACTTAATAGAGTCTACTTGATATTTTTGTTGGATTTTTACAGTATTAATTAGCAGCAAATTTGTGATTAGTGATTATTTGCTCTAGCATCTGTGTACAAAATTGATCTTCATAAGGCAAAATTGGCCCCTCAAGTTGcacctggctccgccactgggtTGCGGATGGCGTGGCCGGCGGCGAGAAAGCCGCGGCCGAGGGCGGCAGGGGAGGAGGGGTGCGGAGGGCGCGAGGACTCAAGTCGGGGCAGGAAGAAGACCCGGAGGCGGGTCGTGCGCGCGACGGGTCGTGGCTTAAGGCCTCCCTTCAGGAATGACGAATGAGGATGAACCGCGCGCTTCACGGAAGAATCTGGGTGCCGAACGGAGTGATGGATGATTCATACTTGCAGTTGGACACGAGTCGGCGCGTCAGGTAGCACGGAAGGATCAAGAACCTTTGGACACCGGCTCCACCCGAATTTTTCCCGCGGAAACGGACACCGACTGACGAACCCGGTGCGCCCGGTGTCGGAGTCGGACGATTAGTTAGATTCGGCACCCGGCTTTTGGATCTCGCAGCCTATATAAATCGATGCCAAACCATTACTCAGATCCTCACCGATCGCTCCCTCATCCATCACAGAATCAACCGCCGACGCAGGAAGAAACGAAGAGCTCCCAGACGGCAAGGGGGAGGAGATAGCTAGGCGGCTGCGGGCGGGCGGACGACCGATGGCGCGTCGGGGCACGGAGGCGTTCCCGGACCTGGGCGCGCACTGCGACGAGGCGGGGTGCAACCAGCTCGACTTCCTCCCCTTCGGGCGCGACGGCTGCGGCGGGTTCTTCTGCGCGGCGCACCGCGTGTACCGGGAGCACGGCTGCGCCAAGGCCGCCGACCAGGGCCGCACCGTCGTGGTGTGCCCGGACTGCGGCGACGCCATCGAGCGGACGGCGGTGCCGGGGCAGCAGTGCGACCGGGAGATCCTGGACGCGCACGCGCGGTCGCGCCGCTGCGGCCCGGCGAGGAAGCGCAAGCCGCAGTGCCCCGTGCGGCGATGCAAGGAGGCGCTCACGTTCAGCAACACCAGCCAGTGCAAGGGCTGCGGCCTCAAGGTGTGCCTGAAGCACCGGTTCCCCGCGGACCACAActgcgcggcggcggccgcgggagCCAAGAGGGCCGGTAGTACACCGGGGTGTGGCCGCGACGTGCAGAAGAAGCAAGGTGGTTGCCGGCCGGCGCTGGCGGTGTCCGCCAGGAGCTTCAAGATCAGTTGAGGCTTCCGAGGGAGGTGTTGGCAAGCCAGGACAAACGGCAGCAATGGACGTAATCGTCAGGAAGAAGTCGCTCGCTCGTTTCAGAAATATTTACGTGCCGTATGATTCAGATGGTTTTTTCTGGTTATTTTTTCCTCCTATAAAAGACAACAGATTTTGCGGATTGGCTGGCGTCGAGAAATTTTTCTAGGCAAAGGTTCACTTCTGCGAAAAGAAGAGAGTAAACTCGATCTCTGTTGAATAGAGTAAACTCGCTGGATCGTACAGGTCAACTAGCAATGAAATCCGCAAAGTAGCTGCTTGCACTGCCTCAGGGCCCCCTGTCTTCCGAGTCCTGACTCAGGAGGCCTTGCGGAGCTGGTGCAATGCCTTCATGGCGGAGATGGCCGCGGCGGGGTCGAGGCTATTGGGGCACGTCGCCGTGCAGCTCTTGATCATCCTGCACCTGTACATCTTGCGCTCCTCCTCCGCCGCGGACAGCCAGGCCTGCCCCTCGGCGCCCTCGCGGGCGCTGGCGCGCGCGGCCGGGTTTCCACGCAGCGACGGGAAGTGCGCGTCGCCCTTGCCGGCGTGCCCAGCCGCGTCTGCCACGCCATCCTTCACCGAGCGCAACGCCGGCAGCGTCCTCCGCAGCATCGTGATCCGGTGATCGCTTGCGGCGGCCGATCAGAGCCTGAGAGAGTGGCTGGCGAGGAAGTGAGAGATACGGATGCGCCGCGCGGCGGCACGTGCCAGCTCTGTCGACACGTGTGCCGCGGCACGCCAGGATGGCGCGACGGGTGGAGCGGTTCGAGACCAGCTCATCAGCTCGCTTGATCGGTGGATCGCCCGCAGATATTCTGTGGGACAGCAGTCAGCTCGGCCTATAGCGTTCTGGGCTGTTTCGAGGTTTTTCTTTGGGTTGttgcgatttttttttttttggaactgaAAAGGAAAATCGTCAAGACTCATGGGCTGTCGTAGGCCGTTTCAAGGAACTGAAAAATGCAAATTTTCACCGGCCTTTACTCATTTCTGGCATTTCTTGTTGATGACATTTCTTGGAAACGCCTGGTTTTATGTGTACAGGAAGTTACGTACTAAAATGAGCTGTAAAGTGAGAGCGGCCTTTACACGAAGTCCTAATAATAGGTCATCTTGACTTACCTATGGACAAAAGTAGAGAGCGAAATGTACTCTATGCGTGAGATTCTACTTTAACTTAGGTTTGTTTGGAACACAGGTATTCTATAGAAATTGCGTAAAAATTGAAATCAGTTTAATTTCACACGAAAAACGTAGGAATAGAAAAAAATCTCACGTTCCATATAGGGCCTTAGGAAGCAATTTATATGTGATCCAAATAGGAtctatggccctgttcgtttcactgaaaattggcttatgctgatttgttgtgagagaaaaacatcgttcgttcgctgaaaagtacctaAGTAGGTCCCAACCTCTCTAAAACGATACAGTACACTAACCTTTCTAAGCTATATGtctatttattataaaaaaaccaCTGCTTGTGTTTTTATCTGATTTTCTCGACAAATAGACCGCGGATATTACTTTCCTTGTATGTCTATATAATAAACGCTGGTCATTAGAGAAAACAGTTAGGTATTCAAGCATCCTTGTGTAATTTTGTTATTGCAAAACGTACATAACTGAAAGGTAAAAATCCATATCAATCCAAGTCACTAGCTCCACGTGCATGACTTCGCCAAGTATTAACCCCCAAGGCCCCAAGTGGCAGCAGGTTTCTCCTATCCGATGTGAAACAGGAACCGGGGAAAGCCAGGTTGCAGACAGGTACAGATCCCACGGCTGACGGCTTCCTCCGAAGCGCAGACGAAAGGGCGCTCCCGGGCCGGTTGCTATGTGCTATCGGCACAAGTTGCACTGTTTCTGGAAGGAATTCTCACGCGTGCGCAGCGGGTTGCGCTGAACTTCTGGTGACCGGGACGCGTAGGAACGCATGAGCCGCGCACTGTATTCTAGTTGTATTCTATCCTGTGATTTTGACGAGCCCCGTGCGTCTCGTCACTCGTCGGCATCTCGCGCGCCGACGTTAGCGCGGGACTAGTTGCAGGAGTAACTTTGGAGCCGTGTGACACGCCTCGCCATCGGAATGGTTAACCGCGCCGGCGTTGATTGAGCCTACTACAGGCTTAGCTTTGCGACTTTTAAACCACTGACGAACGATACTGCTGTTTTTACTTTTACCGCGTGGCAGGAACATTCGTTGTTTACAAACGCTGGCCGGCAGCGACGTGAAGCTGGAGGCCATCGTTCACTTGCTTCAAGTAAGTCTACTAGTCAGTTGACCGCCGGCCGGGTCTAATGCAAAAGCTTAGCTACGTGTGAACAGTGGTCATGCCGTCGCGCGCCCAACATCCAGTTGTTGCGAGTGCGCGTGACGAGCCCATCAGGGCTGCCTCTCCTCCTGGCCTGGCGGACGGTGTGTGCAGCAGCCTACAGAGATGCGCAAGATCGACACGAGGTCTCTCGTGCGCCCGAGCATGGGCGGGCGCGCACGTTTCCGCGACCGAAAAATCGGCCATCGCATGCATGATCTATGATAGATTATACTCCTTGGCGGATAAAAAAGTTGGCTTCCCAGCCGCGGCCAAGCCAACGACAGGACGGGCGCGAGGCTTTGGGGCTGCTCAACCGCGGAATCTCTTGATCCCAATGCAAGGGTGTAGTGTAGAGGCACGCGGTAGCAGTGACCGTAAATACTAATAAACACCCAGATTTTTCATTATGGCTACGGTAACAGTTAAACTTTATTTTTAAGTGTATATAAGAGTAAAAATCTGAAATAAAAAAGTATAATATTCTATCTAAATCCTTTTAGCATATTGTTCTCTAGTGATTTTAGTCAAAGCAACTGACGCTCAGAGATACATGGAGTCTCATAGAACACTAAAACAAGAGTATAGTTCTTATACCAAATCCGCTAACCACCCAAAAATCTTAGACATGGCACACAATTCAACGTTTTAGGATCATACCAAAAAGTATATGGATCGATGAAAGAATATCGGCGTTAAATTGTTAGGTACAACACATGCTACAGAATTTAGCACCTCCAACCGTTAATTAATTATGTCGGAAGCCTAATTTTATATCCACGGCCATCGGCTATGAGATTGACAACCCAGAGTTAATATATCACCATGAGGAGTGTCTATGAGCACCCTTATCGGCCTTTGTAAATAGTAACCACAAATTGACCTCCTACTAATCAAATCAATTCCTGCAATGGTAATCTCAATGTGGCCATCATTAAAGTCATTGCATGTAACAGTTGCGAGGTGCCCAGCGATGGAGCATAGAGCCCTAAAGGGCTGTGGCTGTCTGTGCTAATAGCTATGGGTTCAGTTCTGCTAAACTTGCTAGCTGTGGCTACGGCGTCGGTTAAAGTGACCTTAGTAAAATACTATACCAACAGCGTATCAACCTTCACCTTTATAGAAGTGAACGATCCCTAAATTGATTAGCATTCCTCATAAGAAAACAAAAGGTTTTTTTATAACATGGTATTTTTCTTTAAATAAATAATTTATAACATTGAAACCCCGAGGCTTGGATGATATATGTTTACTAACATAGAGGGAGGTCAAGAAGGATAGTACTACCTCTGTCCACAAAAGAACGCAATTCTCGCTTTTCGACGAGTCAAAAAATATAAACTTTggttaaatttatataaaaagcaCTAATATTCATGATATAAATAAGTACCATTAAATTagtttataaaatatatttttattataaatttatttaaaggtataaatattaatactatttattataaacttggtcaaatttgAGTCAGATTGACTGACACGGATCGCATCATTGCGTTCTTttatgaacggagggagtatatggtaatgagagagaaaaaaaaacatatcttGGTCGGTACCAACTGTTACTCATCatgtttctttttaaaaaaaatagtgaCTCATCATGAGAGAGTATAGTATGCACATACGTCCACCATGGACAAGAACCATTGAGATTTTGATGGCATACAAAGCTCGTTTGCAGTTGCAGCTAGTGATCTTTCCTCCACGGTAGAAAAGAAACAGCCGGAATCTCATCGAAGGGAGACTCTAGAACTAGGGGACGAACCTCTCTACGCTAATCCTATCAAGGCATTAGGATCCCAGTTTGAACTTAGCATTAGGATCCCAGTTTGAACTTTTTGTCGAGCTAATGTTTGCCTAGCAGCACAGGTATTTCTCGGCAGTACTTTTCAGCAAATTAACATTATTAAcctaagctaaatttcagcgaaaccaaCGGGTGGGCACTGCAAGCTAGCTACATTATCCGGTCGACGGAGGCCCGGGGACAAACTGGCGGTGGCGCAGAGTAGACGGAACAAGCCTGTGGATCGCTGCCAGTGGGCCCGTCGTCAGCTGCCGCGCACGCAGCCTTTTTCCTCCTCTCCTTTTCCTTTTCCCCCGGCGACTAGCGACGCTGTTCACCAAGCCTGGAGCCCTGGACACCAAgcgttttttttaaattttaacactttttaaaaactaattttaaatctaacacggtcgggttttttttttaactaacacttttggccgcgcctattgccctggcgcggccaaatgtctATGCCGCGTCATgaatggtggcgcggcagagggctgacgtggcggcgaccggaatcgctgaccgctgacggggcagggtctgccgcgccaccgatcttgacgcGGCAATGCCGCGCCACTGAGCATGGCGGGGCGgggccaaataaatatcgcgagcgagtcccccgcccgcacgcacccctgcccgcccgcccgccgccgcgcagcgcccctGCCCGCATTGCCGCCGCCAGCCGCACACGCCCCGCCACTAGCGCCCGCGCCGGCCACGCCACAAACGCCGGCGCATCAAGGCCGCCCgttcctaaggtacctccctctcgatttcatgttattttgattattattgttttaggataattagtaatataggatagttagggttttatgattgttattgatttatgatagttggtgatttaggatagttaggttagtaaatttgtttgtgatttacgtaggtagtttttaggtttgaggttagaattttgggtttagggattgattaggtatttattatttagtttatagttagttatttagttagggattttgggtatagatactagtttacaaatgtcggtacttactaatgtgtgatacgtcgattttgatgacttcataaaatttcgtcaaatgcttatattcctagtgaagttatttatgttactagtgcgtgatatgtctgttaattttactttgaatatatacatgtgtttTCATattacataacaagtagttcaaaatttgtaatgctacataatattaatttgaattttgttaatttgaatactctaacgctttgtttatcaatttgtaacaggatgacccctccTACGCAGCACCCGTTATAccctattcttgaggtggagtaatcgtgtgtatcatatacttgcagggtacgagccgtacgcaccgtcgacgcgaccataccgacttggctacactcccaatgtgttgccaacaaatccgaagagacagaggcgtccgagggatccttacactcttgggtcttagtttgttagatcaaacgaatattggcgtccgaaacttgtggggttatttggttatgttatgtcaaatttatgtcaaaccaatgaaaatgttatgtggcagcttgtcaacttgcgcacggacttcatttatttgcttcatattcgtttctatgcgtcgcggcagcactgccggtgAGATTAAGTAACAACTAGTTCGGTGCCCGAcgtcttgcgcgaggggtcgaggaagccggggtccatggtcgcgtcgccgccgatcctacaatatggggtcAAAAGCCCAAGaaataagttcccttaaaaaatattcgtttcaatccgatccaatttttcgtaatcgattagttaacatggtggttaaccgtattatgaaagaccgAAAAAAATCATtgccttatcaaattctctattcagcCATGAAACTAATTTAACAAAAGACATAAACAAatccactattgattttacgtcgAACAAtgcttagaataactcccactatcggtgcgacgcgttccgattaaaccgtTCAGGTACCGCCGGACGAGCGGCGGGCACGGCggccaggcgggcttgctgctcgggcaggcgggactggccgtggggttttattcggctctgccgtgccacggatcaaggcgcgtcactgccgcgccaaggtcgatggcgtggcaggccctgccccgtcagcggccagcgattccggtcgtcgccacgccAGCCCTATGCCGCGCCACCAtatatggcgcggcacaggcatttgaccgtgtcaggacaatagacgcggtaaaaaatgttagtttaaaaaaaatcgaccatgttagatttaaaattagttttcaaaaagttttaaaattaaaataaaattcCACCACGCACGCCCTCGCACTCCCGGGTCCCCGGCCGCGGCCAGCCAGGTCGCACTCGCGCACAGCAACAAACCAGACCAAACCAACGATAGCTTCCTCCGGGCCCGGCCCTCCCCCGAGCCGTCAGTCAGTCGCCGTCCCTTTTGCGGGAACGTGCTCCGAAGCAGCCGCCGTCTCCTCCCCTCCCCAGCTCCCCTCGACacctcctcctctctcttccctccTCATCGATCTGCCCTTTTTATACCGCATCGCCGGTCCGACGCAAAGCTTCCCCTCTTTCTGCGTCTGCCACTCGTCCCTCCTGGATCAGCGAGTCCCGGAGTGGAAGATCCGGCCTTTTTAGCTGCTTGTGGTGGTGGTAGTTGGTTGTTTCTGGGGAGTTGCACCACCGGGAAGCGGGGCaggagaggaggaggggaacTGGGGAGGGTTGGTGGGtctgcggtggcggtggcggtggcggtggcggtggcgtcgTGATGGACTCCGGCAACAGCGGGAGCCTCCAGTCGTctagcggcggcgacgacgagttCGACTCGCGGGGTGGAGGGGGCGTCGACTCCTCCCCGCTCTCCGCACTGCTCCGACCGTCTCCGTCCCCCTCGGCCGCCGCGTTCTCGCTCCATGGCTCCTACTTCGGCCTGCAAGAGTTGACGTCCgcgccgcctccgcagcagcaggCGGGTGCCTGGTCATCGGGGTCGTTCCCCGGCGCCTCGGGGCTGTCCTCCTCCTCGTCTCCGCGCGTCGGGCAACCCGACTCGGTCGTGGGCGGGCGCCAGCAGGCTGCTGACACGACCGTGGCGGCAGCGCAGGGGCAGGGGGCGGCGATGGGCGGCGCGCCCGCGCCGGCGGCGCAGCCACCGAGGGGGTCGCGGAAGCGGACGCG belongs to Miscanthus floridulus cultivar M001 chromosome 4, ASM1932011v1, whole genome shotgun sequence and includes:
- the LOC136551688 gene encoding zinc finger AN1 domain-containing stress-associated protein 17-like; translated protein: MARRGTEAFPDLGAHCDEAGCNQLDFLPFGRDGCGGFFCAAHRVYREHGCAKAADQGRTVVVCPDCGDAIERTAVPGQQCDREILDAHARSRRCGPARKRKPQCPVRRCKEALTFSNTSQCKGCGLKVCLKHRFPADHNCAAAAAGAKRAGSTPGCGRDVQKKQGGCRPALAVSARSFKIS